The Stigmatella ashevillena genomic sequence CGGCGGCCAGGTAGGCCTCCTTCGTCTTGCACACGTGCACGCCCACGCTGCTACCCTCGCGGCTGGGCTTGACGACCACCGGGTACGAGAAGGGCAACTCATCCGCCGCGTCCCGGGCGCTCTTCACATCTCTGAACGTCTTATAAGGAGGGGTGGGGATGCCGTGGGTGGTGAAAATCCACTTGGCATAGACCTTGTCCATGCCCACCGCCGAGGCGAGCACGCCACTGCCGGTGTACGGAATGAAGAGGGACTCGAGCAGCCCCTGGATGGAGCCGTCCTCGCCGTAGCGGCCATGGAGGGCCAGCCACGCCACGTCCACCTTCTCGGCGGTGAGGCGCGCGGCCACGTCCTTGCCCACGTCGATCTCCACCACGTCGTAGCCCAGCGAGCGCAGCGCCTTGGCCACCGCAGCCCCCGTGCGCAGGGACACCTCCCGCTCCGAGGACAGCCCTCCCAGCAGCACTCCCACGCGCTTGTTCTTCAGGTCGGACTTGGACAGGACGCTCACGGTGGAAACTCCCCGACACGCTTGACTTCAGGTTTGAGTTCGACGCCCTCCTGCTCTAGCACCCGCTGCTGCATCAGGGTGATGAGGCCGAGGACATCGCGGGCGGTGGCTCCGCCCAGGTTGACGATCCAGTTGGCGTGCAAGGTGGACACCTGTGCACGGCCCAGAGTGTGGCCCTTCATGTTCACCCGCTCAATCAGGCGTCCGGCGAAGTCGCCTGGCGGGTTGGTGAAGACACTGCCGAAGTTCGGCTGGCTCAGCGGCTGGGTGCGCTTGCGGTAGCCCAGGTCCACGTCCATGGCCTGCTTGGAGGCCACGACATCCCCCTTGCGCAGCAGAAAGCGCACCCGGGTGACGACGCCGCCCACGGGCAGCTCGGAGTGCCGGTAGGCATGGGGCACCTGCGCCTTCGTGAGCCACCCCACCCCGTCCGCCGTGGCCACCTCCACCGCCTCCAGCACCCGGAAGCACTCGCCGTTCTTGGTGCCGGCGTTCATCGCCACCGCGCCCCCGAGCGTGCCCGGAATGCCGGCCAGGAACTCGGCCCCCACCAGGCCTTGGGCCCGCATCAGGTTGATGAGCCGGACGATGGCCGCGCCCGCGCCCAGCGTGAGCCGCCCCTCCTCTTCCCCCACCTCGGCCGTCTCCGGGAAGAGGTCCCCCGGCAGCCGAAGGGTGATGCCTGGAACGCCGCCATCTCCCACCAGCGTGTTCGCCCCACCGCCCAGCAGGGTGACGGGAGTGCCCTCCTCGCGCGCCCACTTCAGCAAGGCCACGAGCGCCTCGGGGCTGCGGGGACGGACGAGCGCCTCCGCCAGTCCACCCACCCGGACACTGGTGAGCGGCGCCAGGGGCTCGCTCGCCTTCACCTCACAGCCGCCCAGGCGCACGAGCCGCTCCGGGAGGGTCGATGGGGTGGGAACCATGCTCACGCGCCCTTCGCGGCTCCCGGCTTTCCCAGCAGGGTCAACAGCTCCGGTCCCACCTGGGTGATGTCGCCCGCGCCAAGGGTGAGGACCAGGTCCCCCTCCATCACGCGCTGGGCCAGTGCCCCGGGCAGCTCCGTGCGCTTCTCCACGAACGTCACATCCCGGTGGCCGTGGTCTCGGATGGCATCCGCGAGCACGTCCCCGGTGGCCCCGGGAATGGGATCCTCTCCTGCCCCGTAGACGCTGGTGACGAAGAGCACGTCCGAGTCATTGAAGGAGGTAGCGAACTCCTTCAGCAAGTCATGCGTGCGCGTATAGCGGTGCGGCTGGAAGGCCACCACCAGGCGCCGACCAAAGGCCTTGCGCGCGCCCGCGAGCGTGGCCATCACCTCGGTGGGGTGGTGTCCGTAGTCATCCACCACGGTGACGCCGCCCACCTCCCCTCGCACGGTGAAGCGCCGCTGCACCCCGCCGAACTCCGCCAGCGCCCCTCGCACCATGTCCAGGGGGATCTCCATCTCCTCGGCCACGGCGATGACGGCCAGCGCGTTGAGGGCGTTGTGCGCGCCCACCATGCGCACGCGGAACTCACCCAGCGGCTCATCGCGCCGGAAGGCCTGGAAGCGGGTGGTGAAGCCCTCCAGCGTCACCCCCTCCAGCCGGTAGTCCGCCATGTGCGAGCTACCGTAGGTGACGGCGCGCTTCTCCAAGCGGGGCAGCAGCGCCTGCACGTTCGGGTGGTCCAGGCACAGGACGTTCAGCCCGTAGAAGGGAACCCGGTTGCAGAACTCCACGAAGGCCGTCTGAAGGACATCCAGCGTCCCGTAGTGGTCCATGTGCTCCGGGTCGATGTTCGTCACCACCGCGATGGACGGGTGCAGCTTGAGGAAGCTGCCGTCGCTCTCGTCCGCCTCCACCACCATGAGCTCGCTCTTGCCGAGCTTGGCGTTGGAGTCGAGCACGTTCACCTTGCCACCCACCACCGCCGTCGGGTCCAGCCCCGCCGCCGAGAGCACCGTGGCGACCATGGAGGTGGTGGTCGTCTTGCCGTGGCTGCCGGCCACCGCCACCGCGTACTTCAGCCGCATCAGCTCGGCGAGCATCTCCGCGCGAGGGATGACGGGAATCTTGCGCTGGCGCGCGGCCACCACCTCCGGGTTGTCCTTCTTCACCGCCGAGGAGATGACCACCACGTCCGCGTGCACGAGGTTCTGCGCCTTGTGGCCCTCGTAGAAGGTGGCGCCCATGCGCGCCAGGCGACGGGTGATGTCGCTCTCCTTCAGGTCAGAGCCCGAGACCCGGTACCCCAGGTTGAGGAGCACCTCGGCGATGCCGCTCATGCCGATGCCGCCCAGCCCCACGAAGTGCACGTGTGCCGCGTGGCGTGTCTTGAAGAGGCTCTGAACCCTGCCGCCGGTCTTCGTCATGGCTTGCTCGCTCTGGATGCCTTCTGCGCCGCGTCCCGCGGCTCGCGCTCGCGCCCGTTGGGGCCATAGGCGTGGACCATCAGGTCCACGCACACGTCCGCCAGCTCCTTGGAGGCCTCGGGCCGGCCCAACAGGCCCGCCTTCTTCTCCATCTGCTTGAGCCGCATGGGCTCGTTCTTGAGCAGGCGAATTTCCGCGGCCAGCGTCTGTCCCGTCAGCTCCGCCTCGCGGAACATCACCGCCGCGCCCGCCTCCACCAGCGCCCGGGCGTTGACGGCCTGGTGGTCATCGGTGGCGAAGGGGAACGGCACCAGGATGCTGGCCTTCTTGCAGACGGTGAGCTCCGCCAGGGTGGTGGCCCCGGCCCGGCACACCACCAGATCCGCGCGCGCATAGGCCGCGGACATGTCCTCGATGAACTCCACCACCTCGGCCTGGAAGCCCCGGTCCGCGTAGCCCTTGCGCACCATCTCCAGATCGTTCTTTCCCGTCTGGTGCACGAAGCGGATCTGGTCCTTCAGGTCTCCGAGCAGGTCCAGCGCATCCACCATGCGTTGGTTGAGCCCCCGGGCGCCCAAGCTGCCTCCGAAGACCAGGACGGTGAAGTGCTCGTGCGCCACGTGCGAGCGCAGGTAGTTGTCCATCAGCTTGCGGCGGATGGGGTTTCCCACCAGTTGCACCTTGCCTTCGGGAAAGAAGCGCCGCGCCTCCTCGAAGGCGGTGAAGACCACCTTCACGAACTTGCCGAGCACCTTGTTGGTGAGCCCGGGCAGCGCGTTCTGCTCCTGCACCGCCGTGGGAATGCCCAGCATCCATGCGGCCAGCACCACCGGCCCGCTGGCATACCCGCCCACGCCCACCACCACGTCCGGCTTGTGGCGGTTGAGGATGCGAAAGGAGGCGATGAGGGCCATCGGCAGCGCCAGCAGCCCCTTGATGAGCTGGAAGAGGCCCTTGCCCTTGAGCCCCTGTGCCTGGATGAGCTCCAGGGGGAAGCCCGCCTGCGGCACCACGCGCGCCTCCAGGCCCCGCTCGGTGCCCACGAAGACCACCTCGTTGGCGTGGTGGCGCGTCACCACCTCCTCCGCCAGGGCGATGCCCGGGAAGAGGTGCCCGCCCGTACCGCCGCCAGCGATGAGGACCTTCACGCCGCTACCTCCCGCATATCGCCGCCCGCTCGGACGGTCCGGTGACTGGCCCCTTGGGCCCCCGTGCTCAGCGACAACAGCACCCCGGCCGCCCCCATCAGCACCACCAGCGAGGTGCCTCCGTAGGAGACGAACGGCAGTGTCAACCCCTTCGTGGGCAGAAGCCCCATGGCCACGCACATGTTCACCGCCGCCTGGAAGGCGACGATGGAGGTGAGGCCCAGCCCCAGGTACGTGCCGAACGTCTCCGGCGCCGCGAGGCTCACCCGCACCCCGCGCCAGATGACGATGGCATAGAGCGTCACCAGCAACGCCACGCCGATGAGCCCCAACTCCTCGCCGATGATGGCGAAGATGAAGTCCGTGTGCGCCTCGGGCAGGAAGAAGAGCTTCTGCCGCCCATCCCCCAGCCCCAGCCCCGTCAGCCCTCCCGAGCCGATGGACATCAGCGACTCGGCCACCTGGTAGCCCACGTCGTGCCGGTGCGCCCAAGGATCCAAGAAGGCCAGCACGCGCTTCATGCGGTACGGGCTGGTGGCGATGGCCACATACGCCAGCGGCAGCGCCAGCAGCACCGAGCCCACCAGGTAGCTGAGCTTGGTGCCCGCCGCGAACAGCAGCACGAACAGCAGGAAGACGAGCAACACGGAGCTGCCGAAGTCCGGCTGGCGCATGCACAGCGCCACCAGCACGCCGCACAGGGCCAGGTGCGGCAGGAAGCCCACGGAGAAGGTGGCCACCTTCTCGCGCTTCTTGGCCAGCGAGTAGGACAGGTAGACGACCCAGGCGAACTTGGCCACCTCCGCCGGCTGCAAGCCAAAGCCCGGGAAGCGAATCCACCGCCGCGCCCCACCCGCCGTGGTGCCAATGCCCGGGATGAGCACCAGCACGAGCAGCACCACCGTGACGAGCAGCAGCGGGTACGCCAGGCGCGCCAAGCGGCGCCACCCGACTTTCATGGCCACCGCCATGGCCACCACGCCCATGCCCGCGGCCATCAACTGCCGCTTGAGGAAGTACAGGCTGTCGCCCAGCTTGTCCTGCGCGAGGATGGCGCTCGCCGAGTAGACCATCACCAGCCCCAGCGCCACGAGCGCCAGCACGGCGCACAGCAGGAGCGGATCGAACCGGACGGGCGCAGCGGATGTCTTCATGGGCGGAGTCTCAGAGCGCCTTCACCAGGCGCTTGAACGTCTCGCCCCGGTCCTCGAAATTCTTGAACTGATCGTACGACGCGCACGCGGGAGACAGCAGCACCGTGTCGCCGCCCTTCGCCAGCTCGCGTGCTCTCCGGACAGCCACCTCCAAGGTGGCACAGGCGTGCACCGGGGCCGCCTCCTGGTAGGCGGCGGCGAGCAGCTCCGCGTCCTGGCCAATGGTGAGCACCGCCTTCACCTTGCCCCGGCCCTCGTCCACCATGGGCTGGTACGGCGCGCCCTTGCCCTTGCCGCCCGCGATCAGCAGCAGGTCGCCGGGAAAGGCCCGCAGCGCCACCAGCACGGAGTCCACGTTGGTGGCCTTGGAGTCGTTCACCCACTCGACCCCGTCTAGCACACGCACGCTCTCCAGCCGGTGAGGCAGTCCCGGATATCCGTCCAGCCCTGCCTGCACCGCCTCGCGCGGCACACCGCCCAGCCGGGCCAGCAATGTGGCGGCCATCGCGTTCTGCGCGTTGTGCGCCCCTCGCAGCGCCCGGTTGGTCAGCGAATAGGTCTCCTTCAAGAAGTCCAGGCGGAAACCGCCCTCCTGGGCCACGGCCAGCCCTGCCAGTGGCAACTCCCCCACCGGCTTGCCGGTGGTGCTGAACCCGTAGCGGGCGACCTTCGCCAGGCGTGCCAGCTTCACCACGTCCGGGTCGTCTACGTTCACCACCGCGAAGTCGCCCACCCCTTGGTTCAGGAAGATGCGCGTCTTGGCCATGCCGTAGGCGGTATGGCTCTCGTATCGGTCAATGTGGTCGGGCGTCAGGTTGAGGATGGCGGCTCCCCGGGCGCGCATCTGATGGATGCCCTCGAGCTGGAAGCTGGAGAGCTCCACCACCAGCGCATCCCAGGCTTCCGGTGTGAGTGCCGCCTCGGAGAACGGACGCCCGAGGTTGCCCCCCACGAACGTGCGGCCACCGCCCCGGGCAAAGAGCTCGCCGGTCAGGGCCGTGGTGGTGCTCTTGCCGTTGGTGCCGGTGATGCCGAACAGCGGCACCGCGGAGAGGAAACGCGACGCCAGCTCGATCTCTCCCCAAATGGGAATGCCCGCCTCGCGCGCGGCCTGGAGCTCCGGCCGGGACAGCGGCACCCCAGGGCTCACCACCACCAGGTACTGGGACTCGAGGAGGCCCGGGGGCACCGGACCAAGCACCAACCTCACCCCTTGCGCCTGGAGGTCCACCGCCACCGCGCCCAGCGCCGCCTCGTCCCGCTCGTCGAGCGCCGTCACCTGGGCGCCCTGAGCGAGGAGCAGCCGGATGGCGGCCACCCCACTCTTCGCCAGCCCGAACACCAACACCTTCTGACCGGACAGCGAGGGCTCCATGAGAAGCGGCTCCTGGCTAGCGGAGTTTGAGGGACAGCAGCGCCACACCGCCACACAAGATGGCGACGATCCAGAAACGGACGATGATTTTCGGCTCGGCCATGCCCTTGAGCTCGAAGTGGTGGTGCACCGGGGCCATGCGGAAGACGCGCTTGCCCGTCGTCTTGAAGGAGACGACCTGGATCATCACACTGAGGATCTCCGCGAAGAAGATGCCGTGGATGATGGCGGACACCACCTCGTTCTTGGACAGCACCGCCAGCCCGCCCAGCGCGCCGCCGAGCGCCAGCGAGCCCACGTCGCCCATGAACACGGAGGCCGGATAGGTGTTGAACCAGAGAAAGGCGATGCCCGCGCCCACGATGCTGGCGCAGAAGACGGCCAAGTCCGCGCCGCCCGGCACCTGGAGGATGCCCAGGTACTCGTAGAGCGGCTTGGCCACCACGCGCGACACGCCGTTCACCGTGGCCGAGTCCGCGATGTTCAGCGTGGTGCCCGCCACGTAGCAGAGCACGGCGAAGGTGGTGGCCGCGACGATGGTGGGCACGATGGCCAGGCCGTCCAGGCCGTCCGTGAGGTTCACCGCGTTGGAGGTGCCCACGACGACGAACCAGCCGAACACCACGTAGAACCAGCCCAGGTCCGGGTTGAACCAGCGCGTGGGGATGAAGGGCAGCGTCAGCTTCGTGTTGATGAGCAGCGTGGGGCCGAAGGAGCCATCCGCCTGCGTCCACGTGCACATCAGCCCGAAGATGGCCACCAGGTAGAAGAGCGTCTGCAACGCCATCTTCTTGCGGCCCGCCAGCCCCTTCGAGTTGCGCTTGGACAGCTTGAGCCAGTCGTCCAGGAAGCCGATGAAGCCGTAGCCGAAGGTGAGCAGCAGCATCACCCACACGCCCCGGCTCTTGAGGTCCGCGAACATCAGCGTCCCGCCGGCGATGCACAAGAGAATGAGCTGGCCCCCCATGGTGGGCGTGCCCTTCTTCTTCTGGTGCGTGTCCGGCGTGTCCTCGCGCACGTTGCTCTGGCCGTGCTGCTTCAGGCGCAGACGGGCGATGAGCTTGGGGCCCACGAGCATCCCCAACACCAGCGCGAACACCCCCGCCGCGATGATGCGGAAGGTGGGGTAGCGCAGGAAGTTGAGGATCCGGCCCGCCTCGGAGTCCTTGATCCACTCATACAGCAGGAACAGCACTAGTGAACTCCTCCGGGTGCCGTGGCTCCCGTGAGGGCCGCCACCACCCGCTCCAGACGCATGCCCCGGCTTGCCTTCACCAGGACCACATCCCCCGCCTTCAACCGCGACGTCAGCCAGTCCACCAGGGGCCCGACCTCCGTGAAGTGGGCCGTTGCATCTCCCAGGCCAGAGGCCGCCCGAAACCCCTTCTCCGAGCGCGGGCCGAAGAAGGCCACGAGCTGCGCCTTGCCGGCCGCACGTGTCCCCAGGGCCGCATGCTCCTCCAACTCGCCCGGGCCCAGCTCCAGCATGTCCCCGAGGACCGCCACCGCCCGGCCCCCGGAGGACACCAGCGTGCGCAGCGTGTCCAGCGCCGCGTCCATGGAGGCAGGGTTGGCGTTGTAGCAGTCATCCACCACGGTGACGCCGTGCAGCCCGTCCACCACGTTGAGGCGCCGCGCGTAGGGCCGCGCCGACTCCAGGCCTCGCACGCACTCCTGGGGCGAGTAGCCCAGCGCCAGCGCCAGCGCGAAGGCCCCGGTGGCATTGAGGGCGTTGTGCTCGCCGATGAAGTGCAGCCGCACCGGCCAGTCCCGCCCCTGGTACCGCACCGTCAGCCCCAGCCCCTCGCGTCCCCGGGTCTCCACTTGGGAGAGCCGCACGTCCGCGCCCTCCGCACGCCCGAAGGTGAGCTGCTTGCCCCGGCCCTTCGCGGCCTGGGCCGGAATGAGCGGGTCATCCAGGTTCACCACCGCCACCGCTTCTGGCGACAGCTCCCGGAACAGCTCGCCCTCCGCCTCGGCCACGCCCTCCAGGCTGCCCAGCCCCTCGAGGTGCTCGGGCTGCACCACGGTGATGAGGCCCGCCTGGGGTTGAATCACGCGCGTCAGCCGGGTGATCTCCCCGGGGCGGTTCATCCCGGCCTCGATGACGGCCGCGACGTGGGAGGGCTCCAGGCGCAAGAGCGTCAGCGGAACGCCCACCTCGTTGTTGAGGTTGCCCTCCGTCTTCAGCGCGGGGCCCCGCGTGGCGAGGATGGCGCCCACCATCTCCTTGGTGGTTGTCTTCCCGTTGGAGCCGCCCACCGCCGCCACGGGAATGCCGAAGCGCTCGCGGTGAAACCGGGCGAGCGCGCCCAGGGCCGCCAGCGTGTCCGGCACCTCATAGAGGGGAAAATCCCCTGGCAGGGTCGGCAGCGCCTGCCCCGAGCGCACCACCGCTCCCCCGGCGCCGCCCGCGTGGGCCTGCGCCAGGAAGTCGTGCGCATCGAAACGCTCCCCTTGGAGCGCCACGAAGAGACACCCGGGCGGAAGCGACCGGGTGTCCGTGGAAACGGCTGGATAGGACGCGGGTGCAGTCCCGCCCCGCCTGTGGGCCCCGGTCGCCTTCAACACGTCTGCGTCGGAGAATCGAGCGGCCATAGAAGAAAGGATCCCGGGGTCGCGATCCTGGAACGATCAGGCCGGGGGACGGCTCGCCAGCGCCTTGGTCGCCGCCTCGCGGTCGTCGAACGGGCGCTTCTCGGTGCCCACGAGCTGGTACGTCTCATGGCCCTTGCCCGCGACGAGCACCACATCGTCCGCGTGCGCCAGGCCCACGGCCGTCTCGATGGCTGCCCGCCGGTCCACATCCACCAGGTAGCCCTTCTCGCCGCTCTTGGCTTTGCCCGCGGAGATGCGCCGCAGCCCGCCCTTCTCGAGGCCCGGCGTCACCTGCTCGATGATCTCCGCCGGA encodes the following:
- a CDS encoding D-alanine--D-alanine ligase — encoded protein: MSVLSKSDLKNKRVGVLLGGLSSEREVSLRTGAAVAKALRSLGYDVVEIDVGKDVAARLTAEKVDVAWLALHGRYGEDGSIQGLLESLFIPYTGSGVLASAVGMDKVYAKWIFTTHGIPTPPYKTFRDVKSARDAADELPFSYPVVVKPSREGSSVGVHVCKTKEAYLAAVEDASKHAGTLLVEQFIRGREVQGAVLDDEALGVIEVVVAREFYDHTAKYTSGSGTKYLFPAPLPADQYERVNAVCLAAHRALGCQGASRSDVIITEGGDVFVLETNTLPGMTETSLLPKIAAGRGLDFPALCERILQGASLKA
- the murG gene encoding undecaprenyldiphospho-muramoylpentapeptide beta-N-acetylglucosaminyltransferase, with amino-acid sequence MKVLIAGGGTGGHLFPGIALAEEVVTRHHANEVVFVGTERGLEARVVPQAGFPLELIQAQGLKGKGLFQLIKGLLALPMALIASFRILNRHKPDVVVGVGGYASGPVVLAAWMLGIPTAVQEQNALPGLTNKVLGKFVKVVFTAFEEARRFFPEGKVQLVGNPIRRKLMDNYLRSHVAHEHFTVLVFGGSLGARGLNQRMVDALDLLGDLKDQIRFVHQTGKNDLEMVRKGYADRGFQAEVVEFIEDMSAAYARADLVVCRAGATTLAELTVCKKASILVPFPFATDDHQAVNARALVEAGAAVMFREAELTGQTLAAEIRLLKNEPMRLKQMEKKAGLLGRPEASKELADVCVDLMVHAYGPNGREREPRDAAQKASRASKP
- a CDS encoding UDP-N-acetylmuramoyl-tripeptide--D-alanyl-D-alanine ligase; its protein translation is MAARFSDADVLKATGAHRRGGTAPASYPAVSTDTRSLPPGCLFVALQGERFDAHDFLAQAHAGGAGGAVVRSGQALPTLPGDFPLYEVPDTLAALGALARFHRERFGIPVAAVGGSNGKTTTKEMVGAILATRGPALKTEGNLNNEVGVPLTLLRLEPSHVAAVIEAGMNRPGEITRLTRVIQPQAGLITVVQPEHLEGLGSLEGVAEAEGELFRELSPEAVAVVNLDDPLIPAQAAKGRGKQLTFGRAEGADVRLSQVETRGREGLGLTVRYQGRDWPVRLHFIGEHNALNATGAFALALALGYSPQECVRGLESARPYARRLNVVDGLHGVTVVDDCYNANPASMDAALDTLRTLVSSGGRAVAVLGDMLELGPGELEEHAALGTRAAGKAQLVAFFGPRSEKGFRAASGLGDATAHFTEVGPLVDWLTSRLKAGDVVLVKASRGMRLERVVAALTGATAPGGVH
- the murB gene encoding UDP-N-acetylmuramate dehydrogenase, whose translation is MVPTPSTLPERLVRLGGCEVKASEPLAPLTSVRVGGLAEALVRPRSPEALVALLKWAREEGTPVTLLGGGANTLVGDGGVPGITLRLPGDLFPETAEVGEEEGRLTLGAGAAIVRLINLMRAQGLVGAEFLAGIPGTLGGAVAMNAGTKNGECFRVLEAVEVATADGVGWLTKAQVPHAYRHSELPVGGVVTRVRFLLRKGDVVASKQAMDVDLGYRKRTQPLSQPNFGSVFTNPPGDFAGRLIERVNMKGHTLGRAQVSTLHANWIVNLGGATARDVLGLITLMQQRVLEQEGVELKPEVKRVGEFPP
- the murD gene encoding UDP-N-acetylmuramoyl-L-alanine--D-glutamate ligase gives rise to the protein MEPSLSGQKVLVFGLAKSGVAAIRLLLAQGAQVTALDERDEAALGAVAVDLQAQGVRLVLGPVPPGLLESQYLVVVSPGVPLSRPELQAAREAGIPIWGEIELASRFLSAVPLFGITGTNGKSTTTALTGELFARGGGRTFVGGNLGRPFSEAALTPEAWDALVVELSSFQLEGIHQMRARGAAILNLTPDHIDRYESHTAYGMAKTRIFLNQGVGDFAVVNVDDPDVVKLARLAKVARYGFSTTGKPVGELPLAGLAVAQEGGFRLDFLKETYSLTNRALRGAHNAQNAMAATLLARLGGVPREAVQAGLDGYPGLPHRLESVRVLDGVEWVNDSKATNVDSVLVALRAFPGDLLLIAGGKGKGAPYQPMVDEGRGKVKAVLTIGQDAELLAAAYQEAAPVHACATLEVAVRRARELAKGGDTVLLSPACASYDQFKNFEDRGETFKRLVKAL
- the mraY gene encoding phospho-N-acetylmuramoyl-pentapeptide-transferase; the protein is MLFLLYEWIKDSEAGRILNFLRYPTFRIIAAGVFALVLGMLVGPKLIARLRLKQHGQSNVREDTPDTHQKKKGTPTMGGQLILLCIAGGTLMFADLKSRGVWVMLLLTFGYGFIGFLDDWLKLSKRNSKGLAGRKKMALQTLFYLVAIFGLMCTWTQADGSFGPTLLINTKLTLPFIPTRWFNPDLGWFYVVFGWFVVVGTSNAVNLTDGLDGLAIVPTIVAATTFAVLCYVAGTTLNIADSATVNGVSRVVAKPLYEYLGILQVPGGADLAVFCASIVGAGIAFLWFNTYPASVFMGDVGSLALGGALGGLAVLSKNEVVSAIIHGIFFAEILSVMIQVVSFKTTGKRVFRMAPVHHHFELKGMAEPKIIVRFWIVAILCGGVALLSLKLR
- the murC gene encoding UDP-N-acetylmuramate--L-alanine ligase, with protein sequence MTKTGGRVQSLFKTRHAAHVHFVGLGGIGMSGIAEVLLNLGYRVSGSDLKESDITRRLARMGATFYEGHKAQNLVHADVVVISSAVKKDNPEVVAARQRKIPVIPRAEMLAELMRLKYAVAVAGSHGKTTTTSMVATVLSAAGLDPTAVVGGKVNVLDSNAKLGKSELMVVEADESDGSFLKLHPSIAVVTNIDPEHMDHYGTLDVLQTAFVEFCNRVPFYGLNVLCLDHPNVQALLPRLEKRAVTYGSSHMADYRLEGVTLEGFTTRFQAFRRDEPLGEFRVRMVGAHNALNALAVIAVAEEMEIPLDMVRGALAEFGGVQRRFTVRGEVGGVTVVDDYGHHPTEVMATLAGARKAFGRRLVVAFQPHRYTRTHDLLKEFATSFNDSDVLFVTSVYGAGEDPIPGATGDVLADAIRDHGHRDVTFVEKRTELPGALAQRVMEGDLVLTLGAGDITQVGPELLTLLGKPGAAKGA
- the ftsW gene encoding putative lipid II flippase FtsW; protein product: MKTSAAPVRFDPLLLCAVLALVALGLVMVYSASAILAQDKLGDSLYFLKRQLMAAGMGVVAMAVAMKVGWRRLARLAYPLLLVTVVLLVLVLIPGIGTTAGGARRWIRFPGFGLQPAEVAKFAWVVYLSYSLAKKREKVATFSVGFLPHLALCGVLVALCMRQPDFGSSVLLVFLLFVLLFAAGTKLSYLVGSVLLALPLAYVAIATSPYRMKRVLAFLDPWAHRHDVGYQVAESLMSIGSGGLTGLGLGDGRQKLFFLPEAHTDFIFAIIGEELGLIGVALLVTLYAIVIWRGVRVSLAAPETFGTYLGLGLTSIVAFQAAVNMCVAMGLLPTKGLTLPFVSYGGTSLVVLMGAAGVLLSLSTGAQGASHRTVRAGGDMREVAA